The proteins below are encoded in one region of Dioscorea cayenensis subsp. rotundata cultivar TDr96_F1 chromosome 18, TDr96_F1_v2_PseudoChromosome.rev07_lg8_w22 25.fasta, whole genome shotgun sequence:
- the LOC120282192 gene encoding receptor protein kinase TMK1-like, with product MAHLLLILLLFSTSPAMAGTAAPADAQAMRTLAASFGSGAEKLGWSSTLDPCDWPHVSCDGSRVSAIQVGNRSLSGSLPGDVFLNLTALIRLELMENNLSGPIPSLAGLSSLQALLLHNNQFSSVPADFFSGLTSLVSVAIDNNPFAGWTIPPAITDASGLVNFSANSANITGSVPTFFATDFPSLNHLSLAYNFLSGHIPESFASAPIRSLWLNSQQGIGRLSGPIDLIQNMTSVVQLWLQSNSFSGPIPDVSSLVNLQDLQLRDNQLTGIVPISLTSLKSLTTITLTNNLLQGPVPVFTKNVATVDVNPKTESFCLDEPGECDARVNVLLSIMKDFGYPVLFAENWKGNDPCNGWMGISCLAGNITVVNFQNLDLKGTISPDFASLPSLQKLLLANNNISGTIPSSLTNLAMLSQLDVSNNALWGDVPKFDSRVFVNTMGNVNIGKDVPPPPAGSNPAPRQKDSPGGNAESSSSSSVGVIVGSVCGGVGAFALIGVLAFCYFKKRETRCGRVQYPSTTVVHPRHSGSGSDMVKISIADSGLNSESGNMSHTSSGTGDLHVVEAGNMVISIQVLRTVTNNFSEENVLGRGGFGTVYKGELHDGTKIAVKRMESGVIGSHGLSEFQSEIAVLTKVRHRHLVSLLGYCLDGNEKILVYEYMPKGTLSEHLFNWNTSGLRPLEWKKRLTIALDVARGVEYLHSLAHKSFIHRDLKPSNILLGDDMRAKVADFGLVRLAPDDTCASVATRLAGTFGYLAPECAVTGRITTKTDVFSFGAILMELITGRKALDESQTEEKRHLVTWFRNLQSNEEKLWNAIDPAIDLGMEIFPSVLKIAELAFHCCANKPHQRPDMSHVVTVLSSLTEIWKPANRPEADSDDICGIDLQTPLPQVIMKWKASCDSSSLMDGASSSFLSSTDVTQTSIPTRPTGFAESFTSSDGR from the exons ATGGCCCATCTCCTCCTCATCCTTCTCCTCTTCTCTACCTCGCCGGCGATGGCGGGCACCGCCGCGCCGGCCGATGCACAGGCAATGCGGACCCTTGCGGCCAGCTTTGGCTCCGGCGCCGAAAAGCTCGGATGGTCGTCGACGCTGGACCCTTGTGACTGGCCGCATGTTAGCTGCGATGGAAGCCGCGTCTCTGCAATCCAGGTCGGTAATCGTAGCCTTTCCGGCTCCCTCCCCGGCGATGTCTTTCTCAACCTCACTGCTCTCATTCGGCTTGAGCTTATGGAGAATAATCTCTCTGGTCCGATTCCCTCCCTCGCTGGCCTTTCCTCTCTTCAGGCCCTCCTTCTCCATAACAACCAGTTCTCCTCCGTCCCTGCCGACTTCTTCTCTGGCTTGACCTCTCTTGTCTCTGTGGCTATCGACAATAACCCGTTTGCTGGTTGGACGATTCCTCCGGCGATTACTGATGCTTCCGGGCTTGTTAACTTCTCGGCTAACTCTGCTAATATTACTGGTTCTGTGCCAACGTTCTTTGCCACCGATTTCCCGAGCTTGAACCATCTTTCTCTTGCGTATAACTTCCTCTCTGGCCATATCCCGGAGAGCTTCGCCTCTGCCCCCATTCGCTCCTTGTGGCTCAATAGCCAGCAGGGAATTGGAAGGCTTTCCGGTCCCATTGATCTTATTCAGAACATGACATCTGTGGTTCAGCTTTGGTTGCAATCCAACTCCTTCTCTGGCCCCATACCGGATGTCTCCTCCTTGGTTAACCTTCAGGACCTTCAGCTGCGGGATAATCAGCTCACTGGAATCGTTCCCATTTCCCTCACCTCTCTCAAATCTCTCACTACTATCACTTTGACGAACAATTTGCTACAAGGGCCCGTGCCTGTGTTTACGAAGAATGTAGCTACTGTGGATGTGAATCCCAAAACGGAAAGCTTCTGCCTTGATGAGCCTGGTGAATGTGATGCGAGAGTCAATGTCTTGTTGTCCATTATGAAGGATTTTGGCTACCCTGTTCTGTTTGCTGAGAATTGGAAAGGAAATGACCCATGCAATGGGTGGATGGGAATCAGTTGTTTAGCAGGGAATATCACCGTTGTGAACTTTCAGAATTTGGATCTTAAAGGGACTATATCACCGGACTTTGCTTCATTGCCTTCGCTgcagaagctcttgcttgcgAATAACAACATTTCTGGAACTATTCCCTCATCATTGACTAATCTGGCAATGCTGAGTCAGTTGGATGTGTCCAACAATGCACTTTGGGGCGATGTCCCAAAGTTTGATAGCCGTGTTTTTGTGAACACCATGGGAAATGTGAATATTGGGAAAGATGTTCCTCCGCCACCAGCAGGTTCAAACCCTGCTCCGCGGCAAAAAGATTCACCGGGTGGGAATGCCGagtcctcatcctcctcttctGTAGGAGTCATTGTTGGCTCTGTGTGTGGCGGTGTAGGTGCTTTTGCTCTTATTGGAGTATTGGCTTTCTGTTATTTTAAGAAAAGGGAAACCAGGTGTGGTAGAGTGCAGTACCCAAGCACAACAGTGGTACACCCACGACATTCTGGTTCTGGTTCTGACATGGTGAAGATATCCATTGCTGACTCGGGATTGAATAGTGAGAGTGGGAATATGAGCCATACTAGCAGTGGAACAGGTGATCTGCATGTAGTTGAGGCTGGGAACATGGTGATTTCTATTCAAGTTCTGAGGACTGTGACTAACAACTTCAGTGAGGAGAATGTCTTGGGTCGTGGaggatttgggactgtgtataaGGGGGAGCTTCATGATGGCACCAAGATTGCAGTGAAACGAATGGAGTCTGGTGTAATCGGATCACATGGTCTGAGTGAGTTCCAATCTGAGATTGCAGTCCTCACCAAGGTCCGCCACCGGCATCTTGTTTCTCTGCTTGGGTACTGTTTGGACGGGAATGAGAAAATCCTTGTCTATGAGTATATGCCCAAGGGGACACTAAGTGAGCATCTTTTCAATTGGAACACCAGTGGGCTGAGGCCCTTGGAATGGAAGAAAAGATTGACTATTGCTTTGGATGTAGCACGTGGTGTGGAATATCTACATAGCCTGGCACACAAAAGCTTCATCCACAGGGATTTGAAACCATCCAATATCCTACTCGGGGATGATATGAGGGCGAAGGTTGCAGATTTTGGACTTGTTCGGCTTGCACCTGATGATACATGTGCTTCTGTTGCAACAAGGCTTGCTGGGACTTTTGGTTATCTTGCTCCGGAGTGTGCAG TGACTGGGAGGATCACAACCAAGACTGATGTTTTCAGCTTTGGTGCAATACTGATGGAGTTAATCACTGGTCGGAAAGCACTAGACGAAAGCCAGACGGAGGAAAAGAGGCACTTGGTGACTTGGTTCCGTAACTTGCAATCGAACGAGGAAAAACTCTGGAATGCCATTGACCCAGCAATTGATCTGGGCATGGAGATATTTCCAAGCGTGCTCAAAATAGCTGAGTTGGCTTTCCATTGTTGTGCAAACAAACCCCATCAGAGGCCTGACATGAGTCATGTGGTCACTGTGCTGTCATCCCTCACTGAGATCTGGAAGCCAGCCAATAGGCCCGAAGCTGATTCCGATGACATCTGTGGCATCGACCTTCAGACACCGTTACCCCAAGTAATAATGAAATGGAAAGCTTCCTGTGACAGTAGCTCCCTGATGGATGGTGCCTCATCTTCATTCCTTTCAAGCACTGACGTCACTCAGACAAGCATTCCCACAAGACCTACTGGTTTCGCCGAATCCTTCACCTCTTCCGATGGAAGATGA